The proteins below are encoded in one region of Styela clava chromosome 4, kaStyClav1.hap1.2, whole genome shotgun sequence:
- the LOC144422235 gene encoding trans-L-3-hydroxyproline dehydratase-like, with protein sequence MHITTCEMHTCGEQLRIIETGFPNISGETILEKIAYIRENCDDIRKFLMHEPRGHHDMFGTLRVEPDLPNADAAFIFIHNEGYGTMCEHAIIALGRYCVDYNIVEAKEPETLVNIQCPCGLIPTYVSYGNGLSGRLRFQSVPSFVLKMDVNVNVPNIGMITVYISYGGVFYAFVSTDVLGLTVKAGDALKAVEIGQAVMNATKKIVKVEHPENEDLGFLYGTIIYDRTELKSKDLIRQMIVFADRELDRSPCGSGTAAHIALIHAKGLLDGNCQKTFQSIFNDSKFTGKVVKKAKCGNFGPVFEEKSDFLKTCRTTRTRTTT encoded by the exons ATGCATATTACTACCTGCGAGATGCACACATGCGGCGAGCAGTTGAGAATCATTGAAACTGGATTTCCAAATATCTCGGGGGAAACAATCTTGGAAAAGATCGCTTACATACGAGAAAATTGCGATGATATAAGGAA GTTTTTGATGCATGAGCCTCGTGGACATCATGATATGTTTGGAACATTGAGAGTTGAACCAGATTTACCAAATGCAGATGCAGCATTTATATTTATACACAATGAAGGATATGGTACAATGTGTGAACATGCCATCATCGCCTTGGGAAG ATACTGCGTTGATTACAATATAGTTGAAGCAAAAGAGCCAGAAACCTTGGTCAATATTCAATGTCCATGCGGGCTTATTCCAACCTATGTTTCGTATGGTAATGGTTTATCTGGGAGACTGAGGTTTCAAAGTGTGCCatcatttgttttgaaaatgg ATGTCAATGTGAATGTACCAAACATTGGTATGATCACTGTATACATATCTTATGGAGGAGTATTCTATGCCTTTGTTTCTACTGACGTACTCGGTTTGACAGTCAAGGCTGGTGATGCATTGAAGGCCGTGGAAATTGGGCAAGCTGTAATGAATGCCACTAAAAAGATT GTTAAGGTTGAACACCCGGAAAATGAAGATCTTGGATTCTTATATGGCACTATAATATATGATAGAACAGAATTAAAATCAAAGGATTTGATTCGACAAATGATAGTGTTTGCGGATCGTGAG TTGGATAGAAGCCCATGTGGTTCAGGAACAGCAGCTCATATTGCTCTGATACACGCCAAAGGTCTACTGGATGGTAATTGTCAAAAAACATTCCAAAGTATCTTCAATGATTCAAA GTTTACTGGAAAGGTTGTCAAAAAAGCCAAATGCGGAAACTtcggtccagtattcgaagagaaaagcgactttttaaaaacgtgtcgaacaacaagaacaagaacaacaacataa
- the LOC144422024 gene encoding glutathione synthetase-like, with translation MSANNGFIEQEFEKIFKSEELLKKCANSSIEVAKKQSFFFQWYDKSRKPHNKMAPFCLFPSRIPRNVIRRVNQVCPEFHKLHHNVSFDFDFVKKGLDSVTKADWFVEKMFGIYERVSKSVNREERYELSITRADYMVTKTAEGIQLPKLLEWGVSGWGFGVESFLKQIYKRSLLEARIQFEQGFTGRNMTLGLAETFIKSWKIYNKSNTGILIVVSEEYFCLMECHKLKEKILEIDHDIFVDILTLQEVSKNLTLGGQKELLVNGTEYGVVFLLTGFEEFEYQTEQDWIARELMEYSTAILCPNICHSIVELNKIMEIMSRPKHMEKYVDDSEAGLIRNTLVEYRTLEQGMVGDMNAKLGITNPHEYVLKDQREGGVKYFREEVKNMLKKYQGTQQRGQYILVDHIKPVIGKNVMIFSDENPDLTVVNTVTEISSFGAFLTKGRNIIINECFGNISRTKQYGVDAISTSKGNFALDLILTT, from the exons ATGTCTGCTAATAACGGTTTTATCGaacaagaatttgaaaaaatattcaaatcggaAGAATTGTTGAAAAAATGCGCAAACTCATCTATCGAAGTAGCCAAGAAGCAGAGCTTTTTCTTTCAGTGGTATGACAAGTCAAGAAAACCT CACAATAAGATGGctccattttgtttgtttccatCGCGAATACCCAGAAATGTTATTCGAAGAGTAAACCAAGTTTGCCCAGAATTTCATAAACTTCATCATAATGTCAGCTTTGATTTCGATTTCGTAAAGAAAGGATTGGACAG TGTTACAAAAGCGGACTGGTTCGTTGAAAAAATGTTTGGCATATACGAAAGAGTGTCTAAATCAGTCAATCGTGAG GAACGATATGAGCTATCAATAACGAGAGCAGATTACATGGTGACTAAAACTGCTGAAGGAATCCAACTTCCCAAACTTTTGGAATGGGGTGTTTCAGGATGGGGATTTGGTGTAGAAAGTTTTCTCAAGCAAATTTACAAACGCTCCTTACTGGAAGCGAGAATTCAATTTGAACAAGGTTTTACTGGCAGGAATATGACGCTTGGATTGGCTGAAACGTTTATCAAAAGTTGGAAAATATACAACAAGTCAAACACCGGAATATTGATTGTTGTCAGCGAAGAATATTTTTGCCTCATGGAATGTcacaaattgaaagaaaaaatattagaaattgaCCATGATATTTTTGTAGACATTTTAACACTACAGGAAGTGAGCAAGAATCTTACACTTGGAGGTCAGAAAGAGTTGTTAGT AAATGGAACAGAGTATGGAGTTGTTTTTCTTCTCACGGGATTTGAAGAATTTGAATATCAAACTGAACAG GATTGGATCGCCCGTGAGCTGATGGAATATAGCACTGCTATtttgtgtccaaatatttgCCATTCGATCGTGGagctaaataaaattatggaaattATGTCAAGACCCAAACATATGGAAAAATACGTTGACGATTCGGAGGCTGGTCTCATCAGGAATACTCTTGTTGAATATCGAACTCTAGAACAG GGCATGGTAGGCGACATGAATGCAAAACTGGGAATCACGAATCCCCACGAATACGTGTTAAAAGATCAGAGAGAGGGCGGAG TAAAATACTTTCGTGAAGAAGTTAAGAATATGCTGAAGAAATATCAAGGCACGCAACAAAG gGGCCAATATATTCTCGTGGATCATATCAAACCAGTTATTGGAAAAAACGTTATGATTTTTTCGGATGAAAATCCAGATCTTACTGTTGTAAACACCGTCACAGAAATTTCTTCATTCGGAGCCTTCCTCAC tAAAGGAAGAAATATCATAATAAACGAATGCTTTGGGAACATTTCCAGGACGAAGCAATATGGAGTTGACGCAATCAGCACATCTAAAGGCAATTTTGCTTTGGATCTCATATTAACTACATGA
- the LOC144422025 gene encoding glutathione synthetase-like produces the protein MIAFNFQGNAGDMNAKLGITNPHEYVLKDQREGGVKYFREDVKEILENLQGTHERGQYILVDYIKPVVGKNVMIFSDENPDLTVVNTVTEIATFGAFLTKGRNILANECFGNISRTKNYGVDAISTSKGNFALDLILTT, from the exons ATGATTGCTTTTAATTTTCAGGGCAATGCGGGTGACATGAATGCAAAATTAGGAATCACGAATCCCCACGAATACGTGTTGAAAGATCAGAGAGAGGGTGGAG TGAAATACTTTCGCGAAGACGTTAAggaaattttggaaaatttgcaAGGCACACATGAAAG GGGCCAATATATTCTCGTGGATTATATCAAACCAGTTGTTGGGAAAAACGTTATGATTTTTTCGGATGAAAATCCAGATCTTACTGTTGTGAATACCGTCACAGAAATTGCAACATTCGGAGCATTCCTTAC TAAAGGAAGAAATATCTTAGCAAACGAATGCTTTGGAAACATTTCCAGAACGAAGAACTATGGAGTTGACGCAATCAGTACATCTAAAGGCAATTTTGCCTTAGATCTCATATTGACGACATGA
- the LOC144422113 gene encoding glutathione synthetase-like, whose amino-acid sequence MAPFCLFPSRIPVDVMRRVNQVCPEFHKLHHNVSFDFDFVKKGLDSVTKADWFIEKLFGIYERASKAVNREDRYELSITRADYMVTKTAEGIQLPKLLEWSVSGWGFGVASFLEQIYKRSLQEAKIRFEQGFGGTDMTLRLAKMFIKTLKLHNNSNAGILIVVCEQYFGLIECYDLKDKIFKIDHDIFVDILTLQEVSKNVTLGGQKELLVNGREYGVVFLLTGFEEHEYQTEQDWFARELMEYSTAILCPNIFHSIVELNKIMEVMSRPKHMEKYVDDAEARLIRNALVK is encoded by the exons ATGGctccattttgtttgtttccttCGAGAATTCCCGTTGATGTTATGCGCAGAGTAAACCAGGTTTGCCCAGAATTTCACAAACTTCATCATAATGTCAGTTTTGATTTCGATTTTGTAAAGAAAGGATTGGACAG TGTTACTAAAGCTGACTGGTTTATTGAAAAACTGTTTGGCATTTACGAAAGAGCGTCTAAAGCAGTCAATCGTGAG GACCGGTATGAGCTATCCATAACAAGAGCTGATTACATGGTGACTAAAACTGCTGAAGGAATTCAACTTCCTAAACTTTTGGAATGGAGTGTTTCAGGATGGGGATTTGGTGTAGCAAGTTTtcttgagcaaatttacaaacGCTCTTTACAGGAAGCGAAAATTCGATTTGAGCAAGGTTTTGGTGGCACAGATATGACGCTTCGTCTGGCAAAAATGTTTATCAAAACTTTGAAATTGCACAACAATTCAAACGCTGGGATATTAATCGTTGTTTGCGAGCAATATTTTGGTCTCATTGAATGTTACGATTTAAaagacaaaatatttaaaattgaccATGACATTTTTGTAGACATTTTAACACTGCAGGAAGTGAGCAAGAATGTTACACTTGGAGGTCAGAAGGAATTGTTAGT CAATGGAAGAGAGTATGGAGTTGTTTTTCTTCTCACCGGTTTTGAAGAACATGAATATCAAACTGAACAG GATTGGTTCGCCCGTGAACTGATGGAATATAGCACTGCTATTTTgtgtccaaatatttttcattcgaTTGTCGAACTGAATAAGATTATGGAAGTTATGTCCAGACCCAAACATATGGAAAAGTACGTTGATGATGCGGAGGCACGTCTTATCAGGAATGCCCTGGTCAAATAG
- the LOC144422114 gene encoding choline/ethanolamine transporter FLVCR2-like gives MALSAGIGIGIGTFAFNNRKLYPMILSAVLFTGLSNGINFILPVTLAASWFPAQETATAIGVTWSAVSLGEATAALVYPMCLPYRNATQIENNSHDIRLIFMSTKGTSALILTISALFFVFMLKNQPPTPPGAAQANILTSLKADKNERASLEVDTSFLELVLNLLVNRQFLLLASANSLGLSALILAKVLAPSLISMTFPEVTYREIGWIRIAGTLASIIAGLAVGYYLDRLKKFKKFAMAIVVGMLLCFLVVLVKPDYRRLSAEMVHETDTPSQRRSIIDESKPLLLKSG, from the exons ATGGCGCTGTCGGCTGGTATCGGAATCGGCATAGGAACTTTTGCATTTAATAACAG AAAACTGTATCCGATGATTCTATCTGCAGTACTATTTACTGGATTATCCAACGGAATCAATTTTATATTACCGGTTACGCTTGCTGCTAGCTGGTTTCCTGCACAAGAAACGGCGACCGCCATCGGCGTAACATGGTCAGCTGTGAGTTTGGGAGAGGCGACAGCAGCATTAGTCTACCCTATGTGTCTTCCTTACAGGAACGCTACACAAATAGAGAACAATTCCCATGATATTAGGCTTATTTTCATGAGCACAAAAGGAACTTCTGCTCTCATTCTTACGATATCAGCattgtttttcgtttttatgttgaaaaatcaaCCACCAACACCGCCGGGAGCAGCACAGGCTAACATACTTACTTCGTTGAAAGCGGATAAAAACGAGAGGGCTTCTCTTGAAGTAGACACATCTTTCTTGGAATTAGTTTTGAATTTGTTGGTAAATCGTCAATTTCTACTTCTTGCTAGTGCTAACTCACTTGGATTGTCAGCCTTGATATTAGCAAAAGTGCTTGCTCCTTCGTTGATCTCAATGACATTTCCCGAAGTAACATACCGTGAAATTGGGTGGATTAGAATAGCTGGTACTCTTGCATCGATAATTGCTGGTCTTGCTGTTGGATACTATTTAGACAGAttgaagaaattcaaaaaattcgCTATGGCAA tcgTTGTCGGAATGTTGCTG TGCTTCCTTGTTGTCCTTGTTAAGCCAGACTATAGACGACTCTCTGCAGAGATGGTTCATGAAACAGACACTCCGAGTCAACGAAGGAGCATCATTGATGAAAGCAAACCATTGTTGTTAAAATCTGGGTAA
- the LOC120327095 gene encoding trans-L-3-hydroxyproline dehydratase-like, giving the protein MVFLKDATIDNLKITTCEMHTYGTPIKIIENGAPDIPGGTILDKMNNLETKFSYIIKFMSYEPRGHHAVSVLRVKPDNPKADLAILFYEKEGCLTMCGEATLAFGRYCLDNGLVKATEPETSIAIQCPCGLVPISVKYKNGISGNTSLRSVPSFVFETDIEIHLDDIGVINVDVAFGGGFYTIVSAEDIGVNFGEIKSLKLASRIGHMINEAIVKKVKLSHPDNDDLAIFNGTLVVDTSDLSTDRVVKQMAVFRDSEGRGPCGSGTSAHIVTLLAKGKLALGESAVFKSAMSGVGFTAKVIEKTKCGKHRAFTVEISGKGHYIGKQVMTMEQDDALKTGFIGIS; this is encoded by the exons ATGGTTTTTTTGAAAGATGCCACTAtcgataatttaaaaataacaacatgTGAAATGCATACATATGGTACGCcaatcaaaataattgaaaatggtGCACCAGATATACCCGGCGGAACAATTTTGGATAAGATGAATAATTTAGAGACAAAATTTTCTTATATTATAAA GTTTATGTCATATGAGCCTCGTGGGCATCACGCTGTTTCTGTTTTGCGGGTAAAACCTGACAATCCAAAAGCGGACctagcaattttattttatgaaaaagaaGGATGCTTAACCATGTGTGGCGAAGCAACTCTGGCTTTTGGGAG GTACTGTCTTGATAATGGCCTTGTGAAAGCAACAGAACCAGAGACCTCTATCGCGATACAATGCCCATGTGGCTTGGTACCAATATCTGTCAAATACAAAAACGGAATATCAGGGAATACAAGCTTGCGAAGCGTTCCATCGTTTGTATTCGAAACAG ATATTGAAATACATTTGGACGACATTGGAGTTATAAATGTAGATGTCGCTTTCGGAGGAGGCTTCTATACCATTGTATCAGCAGAGGATATTGGGGTGAATTTTGGTGAGATAAAATCGTTGAAATTGGCGTCTAGGATCGGGCATATGATCAATGAAGCTATTGTGAAAAAG GTAAAGCTGAGTCACCCGGACAATGATGACTTGGCTATTTTTAACGGAACTCTGGTTGTTGATACTTCGGATTTGTCAACGGATCGTGTGGTAAAACAAATGGCCGTATTCAGAGACAGTGAG GGAAGAGGGCCGTGTGGATCAGGTACGTCAGCACATATCGTCACGCTTCTGGCAAAAGGAAAATTGGCATTAGGAGAATCCGCAGTGTTCAAGAGTGCCATGAGTGGCGTTGG aTTCACTGCTAAagttattgaaaaaacaaaatgtggAAAACACCGAGCCTTCACTGTTGAAATATCAGGAAAGGGGCATTATATTGGAAAACAAGTAATGACAATGGAACAAGACGATGCGCTAAAAACAGGATTTATCGGAATTTCCTAA